The Halobacterium sp. CBA1132 genome has a segment encoding these proteins:
- a CDS encoding DUF192 domain-containing protein, whose translation MHLRHERDGDTRTLATDVDVADSLFAQTRGLMFRWSVPDDYALVFDFDGAASRDIHMLFVPFAIDAIWIEAEEVQRVERMPSWTGRGEARCDTLVELPAGAADGVSVGDRVWLDD comes from the coding sequence GTGCACCTTCGCCACGAACGCGACGGGGACACGCGAACGCTCGCGACCGACGTCGACGTCGCGGACTCGCTGTTCGCGCAGACCCGCGGGCTGATGTTCCGGTGGTCGGTTCCCGACGACTACGCGCTCGTCTTCGACTTCGACGGCGCCGCCAGCCGCGACATCCACATGCTGTTCGTGCCGTTCGCCATCGACGCCATCTGGATAGAAGCCGAGGAAGTCCAGCGCGTCGAACGCATGCCCTCGTGGACCGGACGCGGCGAAGCGCGCTGCGACACGCTCGTCGAACTCCCCGCGGGCGCCGCCGACGGCGTGTCGGTCGGCGACCGAGTGTGGCTCGACGACTGA
- a CDS encoding DUF58 domain-containing protein — MTDVGATATTATETSPDADGSPSDDSGEGVGTTLTDVTTRETNRWRGVTALSLLAAAAGTASSSPAALLLAVLGVAYAAYGALFASPSPTLTVERTVHADDPEPGDEVDVTLTVTNDGAFLPDLRLADDVPAGVEVVDGSPRLATALRSGKSATLRYTVEMYRGEHDFDAVSIRARDLSGARETEATVPTSSRVASVPDLPELASFPLRSQTVQRVGRVPTSQGGSGVEFHATREYRRGDPLSRVDWNRLARTGELSTVQYREERAATVVVVVDARDVAHVADDTGEDAVEYGVEAAGGVASALLDAGDRVGVAAFGPHWEWLAPGSGRDHRARLRDALARRRGFAALAPERRFLGALVFRRLQKHLPADAQVVFCSPLADDNAVEYVRRLEAGGNPATVVSPDVTGAATLGQQVARVERATRIRSLRRAGVRVVDWPAEQSLALAVATAARGWSQ; from the coding sequence GTGACTGACGTGGGCGCGACGGCCACGACAGCGACGGAGACGTCGCCCGATGCCGACGGCTCTCCGAGCGACGATTCGGGCGAGGGCGTCGGGACGACGCTGACGGACGTGACCACGCGCGAGACGAACCGCTGGCGCGGCGTCACCGCGCTCTCCCTGCTCGCGGCCGCGGCCGGCACCGCGTCGTCATCGCCGGCCGCGCTCCTGTTGGCGGTTCTCGGCGTCGCGTACGCCGCCTACGGCGCGCTGTTCGCGTCGCCGTCGCCGACGCTGACCGTCGAACGCACCGTCCACGCCGACGACCCCGAACCCGGCGACGAGGTCGACGTGACGCTGACGGTCACCAACGACGGCGCGTTCCTTCCCGACCTCCGCCTCGCCGACGACGTACCGGCGGGCGTCGAAGTCGTCGACGGGTCGCCGCGACTCGCAACCGCGCTCCGGTCGGGGAAGTCCGCGACGCTTCGATACACCGTCGAGATGTACCGCGGTGAGCACGACTTCGACGCGGTGTCCATCCGCGCGCGAGACCTCAGCGGCGCCCGAGAGACCGAAGCCACGGTTCCCACGTCGTCGCGGGTCGCGTCGGTTCCGGACCTCCCCGAGTTGGCGTCGTTCCCGCTTCGCAGTCAGACCGTCCAGCGCGTCGGCCGCGTCCCGACCTCGCAGGGCGGGTCGGGCGTGGAGTTCCACGCGACCCGCGAGTACCGGCGCGGCGACCCGCTCTCCCGGGTGGACTGGAATCGGCTCGCGCGCACCGGTGAACTCTCGACCGTCCAGTACCGCGAGGAGCGCGCCGCCACCGTCGTCGTAGTCGTCGACGCCCGCGACGTCGCGCACGTCGCGGACGACACCGGCGAGGACGCCGTCGAGTACGGCGTCGAAGCCGCCGGCGGGGTCGCGTCCGCGCTGCTCGACGCCGGTGACCGCGTCGGCGTCGCCGCGTTCGGCCCGCACTGGGAGTGGCTCGCGCCCGGGTCGGGCCGCGACCACCGCGCCCGCCTCCGGGACGCGCTCGCCCGCCGCCGCGGGTTCGCCGCGCTCGCCCCCGAGCGGCGGTTCCTCGGCGCGCTCGTGTTCCGTCGCCTCCAGAAGCACCTGCCGGCGGACGCGCAGGTGGTGTTCTGTTCGCCGCTGGCCGACGACAACGCCGTCGAGTACGTCCGCCGCCTCGAAGCCGGCGGCAACCCAGCGACCGTCGTGTCGCCGGACGTCACGGGCGCGGCGACGCTCGGCCAGCAGGTCGCGCGCGTCGAGCGCGCCACCCGGATTCGGTCGCTGCGGCGCGCGGGCGTCCGCGTCGTCGACTGGCCGGCCGAGCAGTCACTCGCCCTCGCAGTCGCCACCGCCGCCCGGGGGTGGTCGCAGTGA
- a CDS encoding VOC family protein — translation MNETPFHLGHVHLKVRDLDRAVAFYEGVFALEITETEGRFAFLSWGDHHHDVALQAVGADAPDAGRGVGLYHAAIEVDTESALGDVYDELCERGVPSTPVDHGISKALYFSDPAGNGLEAYVDARAERDLSSWEGENKRFDPASL, via the coding sequence ATGAACGAGACGCCGTTCCACCTCGGGCACGTCCACCTCAAAGTCCGGGACCTCGACCGCGCGGTCGCGTTCTACGAGGGCGTCTTCGCCCTCGAAATTACGGAGACTGAGGGGCGATTCGCGTTCCTCTCGTGGGGCGACCACCACCACGATGTCGCGCTCCAAGCGGTCGGCGCGGACGCCCCGGATGCGGGCCGCGGCGTCGGCCTCTACCACGCCGCAATCGAAGTCGACACAGAGAGCGCCCTCGGGGACGTCTACGACGAACTCTGCGAGCGCGGCGTTCCCTCGACGCCCGTCGACCACGGCATCAGCAAGGCGCTGTACTTCTCGGACCCCGCCGGCAACGGCCTCGAAGCGTACGTCGACGCGCGCGCCGAGCGCGACCTGTCGTCGTGGGAGGGCGAGAACAAGCGCTTCGACCCGGCATCGCTGTAG
- a CDS encoding type II/IV secretion system ATPase subunit — translation MSVHADHAVPSPVPPDDPDAWYAPNVRSQYEVHPGVVVTVSERDGEFTYDVRAPPLGASDETALDHVTDYFADAQLSRPRTREGTRERVAAGLGEKHRRVLARLTDCSRAARRRVEFHALCDLRGLGDLTPLALDDGVEVADAAADSLVVHTNEYAPAVTDLAADPPHLDRFLSERLARYTVPFRDFDVPVVVYRERVLGRDAFDTKYAVREPDRLPGDDELIAECKSRIWEANVEGRLDDEDGRAAFVADRARTFLTRRLTVRNTRAWLDATRHRVRSALAEYGLAVPPVGRRFSDDRLDDLTYYVLRDFVGDGELTVPIRDDRLEDVEANAVGERVKVVPRGRLGATAARLPTNLSLDDEQRFVNLVTQLAARDGVELNASNPSAKVNLEPAEVDGDVTIRCAVALPVISEGGPHVSIRKQAAEPLTPVDLLQQGTVSVDVVALLWMVYEHHGVVLFSGPTGVGKTTLMNAHMPFVPFDDRPISIDEGSREVRLPHETGVSLTTREHEREFKRVSMADLMTETNYLNPDVEVIAEINTEESFESFANVLNTGHGVIGTTHAEDIETLVNRAIEQGVPAYLLREVDLVVFPRHVDGERYVGEIVELVNETGGDTETVEKDGSEVHYRRILERTPDGGFDFDGAADVGFFDRLAAHTDRPVEDVHAEFAQKRRYVQYLDREGVAAFDDLFGLLSDLRTDETATVERLQRRAGE, via the coding sequence ATGTCCGTACACGCCGACCACGCAGTCCCGTCGCCGGTGCCGCCGGACGACCCGGACGCGTGGTACGCGCCCAACGTTCGCAGCCAGTACGAAGTCCACCCGGGTGTCGTCGTCACAGTCTCCGAGCGCGACGGCGAGTTCACCTACGACGTCCGCGCGCCGCCGCTGGGCGCCAGCGACGAGACCGCACTCGACCACGTGACCGACTACTTCGCGGACGCACAACTCTCCCGGCCGCGAACTCGCGAAGGAACCCGGGAGCGCGTCGCTGCCGGCCTCGGAGAGAAACACCGCCGCGTGCTCGCGCGCCTCACCGACTGCTCGCGGGCCGCCCGACGGCGCGTCGAGTTCCACGCGCTCTGCGACCTCCGTGGTCTCGGCGACCTCACGCCGCTCGCGCTCGACGACGGCGTGGAAGTCGCGGACGCCGCGGCCGACTCGCTGGTCGTCCACACCAACGAGTACGCGCCCGCAGTCACGGACTTGGCCGCGGACCCACCGCACCTCGACCGCTTCCTCTCTGAGCGCCTCGCACGCTACACCGTCCCGTTCCGCGATTTCGACGTGCCGGTCGTCGTCTACCGCGAGCGCGTGCTCGGCCGCGACGCCTTCGACACCAAGTACGCCGTCCGCGAACCCGACCGCCTCCCCGGCGACGACGAACTCATCGCGGAGTGCAAGTCACGCATCTGGGAGGCCAACGTCGAAGGCCGACTCGACGACGAGGACGGCCGCGCGGCGTTCGTCGCCGACCGCGCCCGCACGTTCCTCACGCGCCGACTCACCGTCCGCAACACGCGAGCGTGGCTGGACGCTACCCGTCACCGCGTGCGCTCCGCGCTCGCCGAGTACGGCCTCGCGGTGCCGCCGGTCGGCCGCCGCTTCAGCGACGACCGCCTCGACGACCTGACGTACTACGTGCTCCGGGACTTCGTCGGGGACGGCGAACTCACGGTCCCCATCCGCGACGACCGCCTCGAAGACGTCGAAGCCAACGCCGTCGGCGAGCGCGTGAAAGTCGTGCCGCGGGGCCGCCTCGGCGCGACCGCCGCCCGCCTCCCGACGAACCTCTCGCTGGACGACGAGCAGCGCTTCGTCAACCTCGTCACCCAGCTCGCGGCGCGCGACGGCGTGGAGTTGAACGCCTCCAATCCCTCCGCGAAGGTGAACCTCGAACCCGCGGAAGTCGACGGCGACGTCACGATTCGGTGCGCCGTCGCGCTCCCCGTCATCAGCGAGGGCGGCCCGCACGTCTCCATCCGGAAACAGGCGGCGGAGCCGCTGACGCCCGTGGATTTGCTCCAACAGGGCACCGTCTCCGTGGATGTCGTCGCGCTCCTCTGGATGGTCTACGAGCACCACGGCGTCGTCCTCTTCTCCGGCCCGACGGGCGTCGGGAAGACCACGCTGATGAACGCCCACATGCCATTCGTCCCCTTCGACGACCGCCCCATCAGCATCGACGAGGGCAGCCGCGAAGTCCGACTCCCGCACGAGACCGGCGTCTCCCTGACGACCCGCGAGCACGAGCGCGAGTTCAAGCGCGTCTCCATGGCGGACCTGATGACTGAAACGAACTACCTGAACCCTGACGTGGAGGTCATCGCGGAGATCAACACCGAGGAGAGCTTCGAGAGCTTCGCGAACGTCCTGAATACGGGCCACGGCGTCATCGGCACTACGCACGCCGAGGACATCGAGACGCTCGTCAACCGCGCCATCGAGCAGGGCGTGCCCGCGTACCTCCTGCGCGAAGTCGACCTCGTGGTGTTCCCGCGGCACGTCGACGGTGAACGCTACGTCGGCGAAATCGTCGAACTCGTCAACGAAACGGGCGGGGATACCGAGACCGTCGAGAAAGACGGCAGCGAAGTCCACTACCGTCGGATACTCGAACGCACTCCGGACGGCGGCTTCGATTTCGACGGCGCCGCCGACGTGGGGTTCTTCGACCGCCTCGCCGCGCACACGGACCGCCCCGTCGAGGACGTCCACGCGGAGTTCGCGCAGAAGCGCCGGTACGTCCAGTATCTCGACCGCGAGGGCGTCGCGGCGTTCGACGACCTGTTCGGCCTGCTCTCGGACCTCCGGACCGACGAGACGGCGACCGTCGAACGCCTCCAGCGGAGGGCCGGCGAGTGA
- a CDS encoding DUF4129 domain-containing protein, translated as MDRNRRALLVALLCVLAVSLAAATLANPQQPAGGTGGGDSGTDPSGTADRSGDGGDGSVPFVFGDEGQFSLLQLPCVSLLATPTVGFAIVGFALVVGLVAYWRDGLVPAFAVALAVLAVLIPAWLLLTDCSTETSGGGGFAPGVSFGRPPGGQASSGAGSELLFSPPTVLLGLLAVAVLFGIVAFRATGDDEPDERDPVPEPAPETDDDALGAIGTVAGEAADRIAENADVENETYRAWREMTEYLDVANPEASTPAEFAAAARDAGMDREHVDELTDLFRAVRYGGAEATDDREQRAVDALRAIESSYGGER; from the coding sequence GTGGACCGCAACCGACGCGCCCTCCTCGTCGCCCTCCTCTGCGTACTCGCGGTGTCGCTGGCGGCCGCGACGCTCGCGAACCCCCAGCAGCCCGCCGGCGGCACCGGCGGCGGCGACTCCGGAACCGACCCGAGCGGGACCGCCGACCGGTCCGGCGACGGCGGCGACGGGTCTGTCCCATTCGTGTTCGGAGACGAGGGGCAGTTCTCACTCCTCCAACTGCCCTGTGTCTCCCTGCTCGCGACGCCGACTGTCGGGTTCGCAATCGTCGGCTTCGCGCTCGTTGTCGGCCTCGTTGCGTACTGGCGCGACGGGCTCGTGCCCGCGTTCGCCGTCGCGCTCGCCGTGCTGGCGGTGTTGATTCCGGCGTGGCTGTTGCTGACTGACTGTTCCACCGAGACTTCCGGTGGTGGTGGTTTCGCCCCCGGCGTCTCGTTCGGACGGCCGCCCGGCGGACAGGCCAGTAGCGGCGCCGGCAGCGAATTGCTGTTCTCGCCGCCGACCGTGCTGCTCGGCCTGCTCGCCGTCGCCGTGCTGTTCGGGATCGTCGCGTTCCGCGCGACCGGTGACGACGAACCCGACGAGCGCGACCCCGTGCCGGAGCCGGCGCCGGAGACCGATGACGACGCGCTCGGCGCAATCGGCACCGTCGCCGGGGAGGCCGCCGACCGCATCGCGGAGAACGCCGATGTCGAGAACGAGACGTACCGCGCGTGGCGCGAGATGACCGAGTACCTCGACGTCGCCAACCCCGAGGCGAGCACGCCCGCGGAGTTCGCGGCCGCCGCCCGCGACGCAGGCATGGACCGCGAGCACGTCGACGAACTCACCGACCTCTTCCGCGCGGTCCGGTACGGCGGCGCCGAGGCCACCGACGACCGCGAGCAGCGCGCCGTCGACGCCCTCCGCGCTATCGAGTCTTCTTACGGGGGTGAGCGGTAG
- a CDS encoding GMP synthase subunit A, which produces MTRILVVDNHGQFTHLEHRLLRDMDGVETETVDNTTPPADIDADGLVLSGGPDMDDVGNCSAYLDLDVPVLGICLGMQFIAEEFDGRVESGDYGGYADVDVEILDEDDPLVGSLAPETRVWASHADEVVEVPDGFTRTASSDICDVEAISDTDRDLYGVQWHPEVAHTEEGEAVFENFVRVCE; this is translated from the coding sequence ATGACACGTATCCTCGTCGTCGACAACCACGGTCAGTTCACCCACCTGGAGCACCGACTGCTCCGGGACATGGACGGGGTGGAGACCGAGACCGTCGACAACACGACGCCGCCGGCGGACATCGACGCCGACGGCCTCGTGCTCTCCGGCGGCCCCGACATGGACGATGTCGGGAACTGCTCGGCGTACCTCGACCTCGACGTTCCGGTCCTCGGCATCTGTCTCGGCATGCAGTTCATCGCCGAGGAGTTCGACGGCCGCGTCGAATCCGGTGACTACGGCGGCTACGCGGACGTCGACGTCGAGATTCTCGACGAGGACGACCCCCTCGTCGGGTCGCTGGCTCCCGAGACTCGGGTGTGGGCGAGCCACGCCGACGAGGTCGTCGAGGTCCCCGATGGGTTCACGCGCACCGCCTCCAGCGACATCTGCGACGTCGAAGCCATCTCGGACACCGACCGCGACCTCTACGGCGTCCAGTGGCACCCCGAGGTCGCGCACACCGAAGAGGGCGAGGCCGTCTTCGAGAACTTCGTGCGCGTCTGCGAGTAG
- a CDS encoding DUF2070 family protein, translated as MTETQGELASLSKYIFRAPRWYTTVALSLVIAALAGIASFDSQYVLEDAWQGVFFIGVPTVVASLGTTPVDRYFDGQLTYSRSSLLAFACEVVVVVVLVAAGVVAAVTGRFGQNFVFDALIAALGLVFAIRFLVVLAVSRDSPLVAAIPASIQTATAGLLLFVYSGTMNYLTTGGRLLNAFLSRPAEAPPEIQYAFAPRDFVLLVSLVVLYGVAAYGLVLAIDRPWQRSLGVSVLDFVSGFIGHIAEGTRELEDFFEQIGEEAVVPVTVLAFRNVDDGEEKARFVLPMIHPGPMGEIGGGNLPQRVAESASGLAFPPHATAGHDFNLVTEREVDTLIDAAESAHDAIDYCDSATPAVRVQEGEAKLLGQAFGDDALLVSTFSPEFADDVEFAVGLSATAEARVEGMDDVLLADAHNCNNGLGGDDLGHVYPGSKRSFDMIQAAGDAATALRDADEGPLELGVAWDRTPWRPADGIGPLGIRVAVLDTGGDRTAYVLVDGNNMEPGLRETIVDALDGIDHAEVLTTDTHIVNTVESTNQVGAAIDWDELVDLVTDLTEAAVADLEPVEAGMASERAEVTVFGNDRTETLASHANAVIAMGGAIAGLAVLATVAISILIFFLT; from the coding sequence ATGACGGAGACTCAAGGCGAACTGGCGAGCCTCTCGAAGTACATCTTCCGCGCGCCGCGGTGGTACACGACCGTCGCGCTGTCGCTGGTCATCGCGGCGCTGGCGGGTATCGCGTCCTTCGACAGCCAGTACGTACTCGAAGACGCCTGGCAGGGCGTGTTCTTCATCGGCGTGCCGACAGTCGTCGCGAGCCTCGGCACCACACCGGTCGACCGCTACTTCGACGGCCAACTCACGTACAGTCGGTCGTCGCTGCTCGCGTTCGCCTGCGAGGTCGTCGTCGTCGTCGTGCTCGTCGCCGCCGGCGTCGTCGCCGCGGTCACCGGGAGATTCGGGCAGAACTTCGTCTTCGACGCCCTCATCGCCGCGCTCGGACTCGTGTTCGCGATTCGGTTCCTCGTCGTGCTCGCGGTCTCCCGGGACTCCCCGCTGGTCGCCGCGATTCCCGCCAGCATCCAGACGGCGACCGCCGGTCTGCTGTTGTTCGTCTACAGCGGCACGATGAACTACCTCACGACCGGTGGCCGCCTCCTGAACGCGTTCCTCTCCCGGCCCGCGGAAGCGCCGCCGGAAATCCAGTACGCGTTCGCGCCCCGCGACTTCGTGCTGTTGGTGTCGCTGGTCGTGCTGTACGGCGTCGCCGCCTACGGCCTCGTCCTCGCTATCGACCGCCCGTGGCAGCGCAGCCTCGGCGTCAGCGTTCTCGATTTCGTCAGCGGATTTATCGGCCACATCGCGGAGGGCACCCGCGAACTGGAGGACTTCTTCGAACAGATTGGCGAGGAAGCAGTCGTCCCCGTGACGGTGCTGGCGTTCCGGAACGTCGACGACGGCGAGGAGAAAGCGCGCTTCGTGCTGCCGATGATTCACCCCGGGCCGATGGGGGAAATCGGCGGTGGGAACCTCCCGCAACGGGTCGCCGAATCCGCCAGCGGGCTGGCGTTCCCGCCCCACGCGACCGCCGGCCACGACTTCAACCTCGTCACGGAGCGCGAAGTCGACACGCTCATCGACGCCGCCGAGAGCGCCCACGACGCCATCGACTACTGCGACAGCGCGACCCCCGCGGTCCGCGTGCAGGAGGGCGAAGCCAAACTCCTCGGGCAGGCGTTCGGCGACGACGCGCTGCTCGTCTCCACGTTCTCCCCCGAGTTCGCCGACGACGTCGAGTTCGCCGTCGGACTGTCCGCGACCGCGGAAGCCCGCGTCGAGGGCATGGACGACGTCCTGCTGGCGGACGCGCACAACTGCAACAACGGCCTCGGCGGCGACGACCTCGGGCACGTCTACCCCGGGAGCAAGCGCTCGTTCGACATGATTCAGGCGGCCGGCGACGCCGCCACCGCGCTCCGTGACGCCGACGAGGGCCCCCTCGAACTCGGCGTCGCGTGGGACCGCACGCCGTGGCGACCCGCGGACGGTATCGGCCCGCTCGGCATTCGCGTCGCCGTCCTCGATACGGGCGGTGACCGCACCGCGTACGTGCTCGTCGACGGGAACAACATGGAACCCGGACTCCGCGAGACCATCGTCGACGCCCTCGACGGCATCGACCACGCGGAAGTCCTGACCACCGACACCCACATCGTCAACACCGTCGAGTCCACGAATCAGGTCGGCGCGGCCATCGACTGGGACGAACTCGTCGACCTCGTTACCGACCTCACCGAAGCCGCAGTCGCGGACCTCGAACCTGTCGAGGCGGGCATGGCCAGCGAGCGCGCGGAAGTCACCGTGTTCGGCAACGACCGCACGGAGACGCTCGCCAGCCACGCCAACGCCGTTATCGCGATGGGCGGCGCAATCGCGGGTCTCGCGGTGCTGGCGACGGTTGCTATCAGCATCCTCATCTTCTTCCTGACGTAG
- a CDS encoding DUF3194 domain-containing protein, with amino-acid sequence MGTTDEPTDEEVVEAAAEAAEGLVFSRLATGDVEDFDVTVTFEDGVLDVDVYVHAPDADDDVEQVAEDAALAARGAVDDLFADE; translated from the coding sequence ATGGGTACGACCGACGAGCCGACCGACGAGGAAGTCGTGGAGGCCGCGGCCGAGGCCGCCGAAGGTCTCGTGTTCTCGCGGCTCGCGACGGGTGACGTCGAGGACTTCGACGTCACCGTCACGTTCGAAGACGGCGTTCTCGACGTCGACGTCTACGTCCACGCGCCGGACGCCGACGACGACGTCGAGCAGGTCGCGGAGGACGCTGCGCTCGCAGCGCGCGGCGCCGTCGACGACCTGTTCGCGGACGAGTAA
- a CDS encoding MoxR family ATPase — MDVTAASDECDAVLSEVERAVVTDREFLETVLVGFLADGHVLLEDVPGTGKTLTARSVATALGLGFSRVQFTPDLLPADVLGTHVFNEQSREFEFQPGPVFTNVLLADEINRAPPKTQAALLEAMEEGQATIGGETMELPEPFFVIATQNPVEQEGTFPLPEAQMDRFVAKAGIGYPDESGELELLRRRAGRSSRSPSVESVLDAERVQAVRAVAEDVRVDDDLLQYVVAVARETREDRRVEVGVSPRGTQRLFETARARAVVHGREYVVPDDVKRLAPNVLAHRLVLTPDAAVENRSKREIVDDVLDSVSVPTVESQSPSA; from the coding sequence ATGGACGTCACTGCTGCGAGTGACGAGTGCGACGCCGTCCTGAGCGAAGTCGAGCGAGCGGTCGTCACTGACCGCGAGTTCCTCGAAACGGTCCTCGTCGGCTTCCTCGCCGACGGCCACGTCCTCCTCGAAGACGTTCCGGGCACCGGGAAGACGCTGACCGCGCGCAGCGTCGCGACCGCGCTGGGCCTCGGGTTCAGTCGCGTGCAGTTCACGCCCGACCTGCTGCCGGCGGACGTGCTGGGGACGCACGTGTTCAACGAGCAGAGCCGGGAGTTCGAGTTCCAGCCCGGTCCCGTGTTCACGAACGTCCTGCTGGCGGACGAAATCAATCGCGCGCCCCCGAAGACCCAGGCCGCGCTCCTCGAAGCGATGGAGGAGGGGCAGGCGACCATCGGCGGGGAGACGATGGAACTGCCCGAGCCGTTCTTCGTCATTGCGACCCAGAACCCCGTCGAGCAGGAGGGCACGTTCCCGCTGCCGGAGGCGCAGATGGACCGCTTCGTCGCGAAGGCGGGCATCGGCTACCCCGACGAGAGCGGCGAACTGGAGCTGCTGCGGCGGCGCGCCGGCCGGTCGTCGCGCAGTCCGAGCGTCGAGTCGGTGCTGGACGCCGAGCGCGTGCAGGCGGTGCGCGCTGTCGCCGAGGACGTGCGCGTCGACGACGACCTCCTCCAGTACGTCGTCGCGGTGGCGCGGGAGACCCGCGAGGACCGCCGCGTCGAAGTCGGCGTCAGCCCCCGGGGTACTCAGCGGCTCTTCGAGACGGCGCGAGCGCGGGCGGTCGTTCACGGCCGCGAGTACGTCGTTCCCGACGATGTGAAGCGACTCGCGCCGAACGTGCTCGCGCACCGACTCGTGTTGACGCCCGACGCTGCCGTCGAGAACAGGAGCAAGCGAGAAATCGTCGACGACGTGCTCGACTCGGTGTCGGTGCCGACCGTCGAGAGTCAGTCGCCGAGCGCGTAA
- a CDS encoding 2-isopropylmalate synthase has translation MAEKFSGTSFPAALDGGAPDVQFLDTTLRDGEQAPGISLSADQKATIARKLDDTGVSVVEAGSACTSAGERETIRRVTGLDLDATVTSFCRGIQRDIDLALDCDVDGVNLVVPASDRHVEEKVGTTREDVLDTTRDLVEYATDHGLWVEVIGEDGSRADEEFLADLAEASANAGADRFCVADTVGHASPERVYELVDAVAEYGPVSVHTHDDLGLAVTNALAGVSAGANLVHATVNGVGERAGNVALEEVAVALWHCYGIEPLDTERLYDLAATVADATGVPLPPNKAVSGENAFAHESGIHTDGTLKDDRMYEPYSPEAVGRERRLVLGKHAGRAGVRAALAEHDVEVSDDELAAVVERVNELGERGKRVTDADLLAVAEDVQGGDRDRRVEVLDLTAASGGGTPTASVRLRVDDEEHSAAGTGSGPVDAAIAAVRDALGDVTFHLEEYHVDAITGGTDAVVTVHVTVSRGDRTVTVDASDSDITSASVSAVVDALDRLLPREDEETPATAD, from the coding sequence CTGGCCGAGAAATTCTCCGGCACTAGTTTCCCTGCCGCTCTCGACGGCGGCGCACCCGACGTACAGTTCCTCGACACCACGCTGCGCGACGGCGAACAAGCCCCCGGCATCTCGTTGTCCGCCGACCAGAAGGCGACCATCGCGCGCAAACTCGACGACACCGGCGTCTCCGTCGTCGAAGCCGGCAGCGCGTGCACGAGCGCCGGCGAGCGCGAGACGATTCGCCGCGTCACCGGCCTCGACCTGGACGCGACGGTCACGAGCTTCTGTCGCGGCATCCAGCGCGACATCGACCTCGCGCTCGACTGCGACGTCGACGGCGTGAACCTCGTCGTGCCCGCCAGCGACCGCCACGTCGAAGAGAAAGTTGGGACCACCCGCGAGGATGTCCTCGACACCACCCGCGACCTCGTGGAGTACGCGACCGACCACGGCCTCTGGGTGGAAGTCATCGGCGAGGACGGCTCTCGCGCCGACGAGGAGTTCCTCGCGGACCTCGCAGAAGCGAGCGCGAACGCGGGCGCCGACCGGTTCTGCGTCGCGGACACCGTCGGCCACGCCAGCCCCGAGCGCGTCTACGAACTCGTGGACGCCGTCGCCGAGTACGGCCCCGTGAGCGTCCACACCCACGACGACCTCGGGCTCGCAGTGACGAACGCGCTCGCGGGCGTCTCCGCGGGCGCCAATCTCGTCCACGCCACGGTCAACGGCGTCGGCGAGCGCGCCGGGAACGTCGCGCTCGAAGAGGTCGCGGTCGCGCTCTGGCACTGCTACGGCATCGAACCGCTGGACACCGAGCGCCTCTACGACCTCGCGGCCACCGTCGCGGACGCCACGGGCGTCCCGCTGCCGCCGAACAAGGCCGTCTCCGGCGAGAACGCGTTCGCCCACGAGTCCGGCATCCACACCGACGGCACGCTCAAGGACGACCGCATGTACGAGCCGTACTCCCCGGAGGCGGTCGGCCGCGAGCGCCGCCTCGTCCTCGGGAAGCACGCCGGCCGCGCGGGCGTCCGCGCCGCCCTCGCCGAACACGACGTCGAAGTCTCCGACGACGAACTCGCCGCTGTCGTCGAGCGCGTAAACGAACTCGGTGAGCGCGGTAAGCGCGTCACCGACGCCGACCTGCTCGCCGTCGCCGAAGACGTCCAGGGCGGCGACCGCGACCGCCGCGTCGAAGTCTTGGACCTCACGGCCGCCAGCGGCGGCGGCACCCCGACCGCGTCCGTCCGCCTGCGCGTGGACGACGAGGAGCACAGCGCCGCCGGCACCGGCAGCGGCCCCGTCGACGCCGCCATCGCCGCCGTCCGCGACGCCCTCGGCGACGTGACCTTCCACCTCGAAGAGTACCACGTCGACGCCATCACCGGTGGTACTGACGCCGTCGTCACCGTCCACGTCACCGTCTCCCGGGGCGACCGCACGGTCACCGTCGACGCCAGCGACAGCGACATCACCTCCGCCAGCGTCAGCGCCGTCGTCGACGCCCTCGACCGCCTGCTCCCCCGCGAGGACGAGGAGACGCCCGCGACCGCGGACTGA